The following coding sequences lie in one Deltaproteobacteria bacterium genomic window:
- the arcC gene encoding carbamate kinase produces the protein MSAHRRHEWGTQPPPPVAVVAMGGHAFIQSGEKGTYEDHERNARQICKELIVLVERGYRLVITHGNGPQVGELLLRQELTRNELSRWPLDVLVAQTEGSLGYLMQRAMLNELNARGIHRWVVTLVTQVVVDGADPAFSNPAKPVGPFLTAEQARKAKDDYGWTIAEEANRGWRRVVPSPKPQRIVQADMVREIVASGNIAVAGGGGGVPVTLDAAGAYEGVEAVIDKDLTSSVLATDIGADLLVILTAVDAVYLDWGTPQSRRLGAVTMAECERHVADHTFPPGSMGPKVEAIHGFLERGGQRGLITSPRSLREALDGRAGTHFIGRI, from the coding sequence ATGAGCGCGCATCGACGTCACGAGTGGGGCACCCAGCCGCCGCCGCCGGTCGCGGTGGTCGCGATGGGTGGCCACGCGTTCATCCAGTCCGGCGAGAAGGGCACCTACGAGGACCACGAGCGCAACGCCCGGCAGATCTGCAAGGAGCTGATCGTGCTGGTCGAGCGCGGCTATCGGCTCGTGATCACCCACGGCAACGGGCCGCAGGTCGGCGAGCTCTTGCTCCGCCAGGAACTCACGCGCAACGAGCTGTCGCGGTGGCCGCTCGACGTGCTGGTGGCGCAGACCGAGGGCAGCCTCGGCTACCTCATGCAACGCGCGATGCTCAACGAGCTCAACGCACGGGGCATCCACCGCTGGGTCGTCACGCTGGTGACGCAGGTCGTCGTCGACGGCGCCGACCCGGCCTTCTCGAACCCCGCCAAGCCGGTCGGCCCCTTCCTCACCGCCGAGCAGGCGCGCAAGGCCAAGGACGACTACGGCTGGACCATTGCGGAGGAGGCCAACCGCGGCTGGCGACGCGTGGTGCCGAGCCCCAAGCCGCAACGGATCGTGCAAGCGGACATGGTCCGCGAGATCGTCGCCTCGGGGAACATCGCGGTCGCCGGTGGTGGTGGTGGTGTGCCCGTCACGCTCGATGCCGCAGGTGCCTACGAGGGTGTCGAAGCCGTGATCGACAAGGACCTCACCTCGAGCGTGCTCGCGACCGACATCGGTGCGGACCTGTTGGTCATCCTGACCGCGGTCGATGCCGTCTACCTCGACTGGGGCACGCCGCAGTCGCGCCGCCTGGGCGCGGTGACCATGGCCGAGTGCGAGCGCCACGTGGCCGATCACACCTTCCCGCCGGGCTCGATGGGGCCCAAGGTCGAGGCCATCCACGGCTTCCTCGAGCGCGGTGGTCAGCGCGGTCTCATCACGAGTCCGCGATCGCTGCGCGAGGCCCTCGATGGCCGCGCCGGCACCCACTTCATCGGCCGCATCTAG
- a CDS encoding serine/threonine protein kinase, producing the protein MSPALDRSLTPCPSPPTGPQPAWSGALRRYRIVEQVATGSMGVVFRAHDRRLDRDVALKLLRLERPGRDRPPRNSVVARARFQLEARAMAQLAHPNVVPIYGIESVGTQLLIAMEFVRGSTLAAWLTKTRSWSAIVAVMCAAAEGLAAAHDAGVVHRDVKPQNILIGDDGRVRVTDFGLATLCAPESSASTFEDVDVLDADGDDPAGSLTQTGMSVGTPAYMAPEQHAGELVEPRSDQYAFCATLYEALFGVRPFIGPDTFQLARAKRKLQMMPPMRGFDVPGYVRAAILRGLSPRTQERHSSMRALASELRGAPRRWAPRWSLGLAVAGLAALGVTTAWQSSAGATPPQDAAAEQAAHDPVRPPRRATELTIAALALGIGDVDEARGVLGDYYFAALGEDRALDASRAAEAIARTYEVDRDAEAALRWHRHANAARQRHAAAAGESAAPVVTATPRG; encoded by the coding sequence TTGTCGCCCGCGCTCGACCGCTCCCTGACGCCGTGCCCGTCGCCGCCGACGGGACCACAGCCGGCGTGGAGCGGGGCGCTGCGCCGCTATCGAATCGTCGAACAGGTCGCGACCGGCTCGATGGGGGTGGTGTTCCGCGCCCACGATCGGCGACTCGATCGCGATGTGGCGCTGAAGCTGCTGCGGTTGGAGCGACCCGGCCGCGATCGACCGCCGCGCAACTCGGTGGTCGCGCGGGCGCGCTTCCAGCTCGAGGCCCGTGCGATGGCCCAGCTCGCGCACCCCAACGTGGTGCCGATCTACGGCATCGAGAGCGTGGGCACGCAGCTGCTCATCGCCATGGAGTTCGTGCGCGGCTCCACGCTGGCGGCGTGGTTGACCAAGACGCGCAGCTGGTCGGCGATCGTCGCGGTGATGTGTGCCGCAGCCGAGGGGCTCGCGGCCGCCCACGACGCCGGCGTCGTGCACCGCGACGTCAAGCCCCAGAACATTCTCATCGGCGACGACGGTCGCGTGCGTGTGACCGACTTCGGGCTCGCAACGCTCTGCGCGCCCGAGTCGTCGGCGTCGACCTTCGAGGACGTCGACGTGCTCGATGCCGACGGCGATGATCCGGCCGGGTCGTTGACGCAGACGGGGATGTCGGTCGGCACGCCGGCGTACATGGCACCGGAGCAACACGCCGGCGAGCTCGTCGAGCCACGCAGCGATCAGTATGCCTTCTGCGCGACGCTCTACGAGGCGCTGTTCGGCGTGCGTCCCTTCATCGGGCCCGACACGTTCCAGCTGGCCCGGGCCAAGCGCAAGCTCCAGATGATGCCGCCGATGCGCGGCTTCGACGTGCCGGGATACGTGCGCGCGGCGATTCTGCGTGGATTGTCGCCGCGGACGCAGGAACGCCACTCCTCGATGCGCGCACTGGCGAGCGAGCTACGTGGAGCGCCGCGTCGCTGGGCGCCGCGTTGGTCGCTCGGCCTCGCGGTCGCTGGGCTCGCGGCGCTCGGTGTCACCACGGCGTGGCAATCGTCGGCCGGCGCCACGCCACCGCAGGACGCGGCGGCCGAGCAGGCCGCGCACGACCCGGTCCGGCCGCCGCGTCGCGCGACCGAGCTGACGATCGCCGCGCTCGCGCTGGGGATCGGCGACGTCGACGAGGCGCGCGGGGTGCTCGGCGACTACTACTTTGCGGCGCTCGGCGAGGATCGGGCGCTCGATGCCAGCCGCGCAGCCGAAGCCATCGCGCGCACCTACGAGGTCGACCGCGATGCCGAAGCAGCACTGCGTTGGCATCGACACGCCAACGCGGCGCGGCAACGCCATGCGGCGGCCGCCGGCGAGTCGGCAGCGCCCGTGGTCACAGCGACGCCGCGCGGCTAA
- a CDS encoding TRAP transporter large permease, giving the protein MIALGSPLFVIIGVLATLCFLLYGEGYDDWGACSTLDPETVCGFDTFPAKMAGLTTKNVLLAIPFFVVSGAIMSAGDIANRLVAIARALVGWMPGGLAVATVGGCIFFAAISGSSPVTVIAIGSVMYPALRKAGYAERFSLGLVTTAGSLGIVIPPSIPMIVFAIVASGSVTMDVGELFLAGVLPGFLIGGMLGAYSVVHAVRSGNRLREPFSLRGIWVAVRDGLWAILLPVQILGGIYTGLFTPTEAAAVSVIYALVVELFIHRQLNVGQLPKLLAESAVMMGSLIIIMALAFGLNDFLVEEKIPDQAVALILSMKLDTVQFLLVVNLLLLVVGALMDSISAIMIIAPLLTPIGLELGVDPIHLGIIFIVNLEIGYLTPPIGLNLFVSSSVFGRPIGDIIKAVVPFIGVMLVGLMMVTYVPSIALGPVNVLLRGKAFYEPFPTGVRRDGGEDGELLAEGPEVPLQLAPVGGEETKRVKSMRELSGNLEQINGQLLALCDAAESVAERKPRPAAPLQAWLDALPGEGVDAEAVLGLARDAVAAAGSPAAFEDLDQVVETNLRAKWECDALQEMLDAGPAIGAAK; this is encoded by the coding sequence ATGATCGCGCTCGGGTCGCCGTTGTTCGTGATCATCGGCGTGCTCGCCACGCTGTGCTTCCTGCTGTACGGCGAGGGCTACGATGACTGGGGGGCCTGCAGCACGCTCGACCCCGAGACGGTCTGCGGGTTCGATACCTTCCCCGCGAAGATGGCGGGCCTGACCACGAAGAACGTGCTGCTGGCGATCCCGTTCTTCGTGGTGTCCGGTGCGATCATGAGCGCCGGCGACATCGCCAATCGCCTGGTCGCGATCGCCCGCGCGTTGGTGGGCTGGATGCCCGGTGGACTCGCGGTCGCGACCGTCGGCGGGTGCATCTTCTTTGCGGCCATCAGCGGCAGCAGTCCGGTGACGGTCATCGCGATCGGCTCGGTGATGTACCCCGCGCTGCGCAAGGCTGGCTACGCCGAGCGGTTCAGCCTCGGGTTGGTGACGACCGCGGGCTCGCTGGGCATCGTCATCCCGCCGTCGATTCCGATGATCGTGTTCGCGATCGTGGCGAGCGGCTCGGTCACGATGGACGTCGGCGAGCTGTTCCTCGCCGGCGTGCTGCCGGGGTTCCTCATCGGCGGCATGCTGGGGGCGTACAGCGTCGTGCACGCGGTGCGCAGCGGCAACCGGCTGCGCGAGCCCTTCTCGCTGCGCGGGATCTGGGTCGCCGTCCGTGACGGGTTGTGGGCGATCCTGCTGCCGGTCCAGATCCTCGGTGGCATCTACACGGGCCTGTTCACCCCGACCGAGGCCGCCGCGGTCAGCGTGATCTATGCGCTGGTGGTGGAGCTCTTCATCCACCGGCAGCTGAACGTGGGCCAGCTGCCCAAGCTACTCGCCGAGTCGGCGGTGATGATGGGGTCGCTCATCATCATCATGGCGCTGGCGTTCGGGCTCAACGACTTCCTGGTCGAGGAGAAGATCCCCGATCAGGCCGTGGCTTTGATCCTGTCGATGAAGCTCGACACGGTGCAGTTCCTGCTGGTGGTGAACCTGCTGCTGCTGGTCGTCGGCGCGCTGATGGACTCGATCTCCGCCATCATGATCATCGCGCCGTTGCTGACGCCGATCGGTCTCGAGCTCGGCGTCGACCCGATCCACCTCGGCATCATCTTCATCGTCAACCTCGAGATCGGCTACCTGACGCCGCCCATCGGCCTCAACCTCTTCGTGTCCTCGAGCGTGTTCGGCCGCCCGATCGGCGACATCATCAAGGCGGTGGTGCCGTTCATCGGCGTGATGCTGGTCGGGCTGATGATGGTGACGTACGTGCCGAGCATCGCGCTCGGCCCCGTGAACGTGCTGCTGCGTGGCAAGGCGTTCTACGAGCCGTTCCCGACCGGGGTCCGACGCGACGGCGGCGAGGACGGCGAGCTGCTGGCCGAGGGCCCCGAGGTACCGCTGCAGCTGGCGCCGGTCGGCGGCGAAGAGACCAAGCGCGTGAAGTCGATGCGCGAGCTGAGCGGCAACCTCGAGCAGATCAACGGCCAGCTGCTCGCGCTGTGCGATGCCGCCGAGTCGGTGGCGGAGCGCAAGCCCAGGCCCGCCGCACCGCTGCAGGCGTGGCTCGACGCGCTGCCCGGCGAGGGTGTCGACGCGGAGGCGGTGCTGGGGCTGGCGCGCGACGCGGTCGCGGCGGCCGGGAGCCCAGCGGCGTTCGAAGACCTCGATCAGGTGGTCGAGACCAACCTGCGTGCGAAGTGGGAGTGCGACGCGTTGCAGGAGATGCTCGACGCAGGGCCGGCCATCGGCGCTGCGAAGTGA
- a CDS encoding TRAP transporter small permease, which translates to MSDSLQRLDRVIYRCERAFVVTALLGMALVVFLDVVYRTFAAGGSKALDVYVKLAGWFGRTIEPGSAAHESAAAMMPWVAFALFAGLAWSGIRTGTRPRPLSHPVAAALGVGGTVVVYGLIQLLLRVLPNGLIWSQNFALVLTLWVGFLGASMAAHDNKHLRVEAVQRHIPPSMRKWVAAASAGLTTAFCFGLMFLSLRYIAFNYDEYESTEHLGGIVQGMSLPKYIAFIALPLSFAVMAARFAAQAVAAMQGRLKETDALDGLVDDATKAAVAASLASSPARVEADIPTEAVRAIPDDVPEPAPRVTSAPAVRAGEVVVAQSEVVTDRHDAAADEGDEGDEGDEGAAGGEEPR; encoded by the coding sequence GTGTCGGACTCTCTGCAGCGCCTCGATCGGGTCATCTACCGCTGCGAGCGCGCCTTCGTGGTGACCGCGCTGCTGGGGATGGCGCTGGTGGTGTTCCTCGATGTCGTCTACCGCACCTTTGCGGCCGGCGGCAGCAAGGCGCTCGACGTGTACGTGAAGCTCGCGGGGTGGTTCGGCCGCACCATCGAGCCCGGCAGTGCTGCGCACGAATCGGCGGCCGCGATGATGCCGTGGGTGGCGTTCGCGTTGTTTGCGGGGCTCGCGTGGTCGGGCATCCGCACCGGCACGCGGCCCCGTCCGCTGTCGCACCCGGTCGCCGCGGCGCTCGGCGTCGGCGGCACGGTCGTGGTCTATGGGCTGATCCAGCTGCTGCTGCGAGTGCTGCCCAATGGCCTGATCTGGTCGCAGAACTTCGCGCTGGTGTTGACGCTGTGGGTCGGGTTCCTCGGCGCGTCGATGGCCGCCCACGACAACAAGCACCTGCGGGTCGAGGCGGTGCAGCGCCACATCCCGCCGTCGATGCGAAAGTGGGTGGCGGCGGCCTCGGCAGGGCTGACGACGGCGTTTTGCTTCGGGCTGATGTTCCTCTCGCTGCGCTACATCGCCTTCAACTACGACGAGTACGAGTCCACCGAGCACCTCGGCGGCATCGTGCAGGGCATGTCGCTGCCCAAGTACATCGCCTTCATCGCCTTGCCGCTGTCGTTCGCCGTGATGGCGGCGCGCTTCGCTGCGCAGGCCGTCGCCGCGATGCAGGGCCGCTTGAAGGAGACCGACGCGCTCGATGGCCTCGTCGACGATGCGACCAAGGCGGCCGTCGCTGCGTCGCTGGCGAGCTCGCCGGCGCGCGTCGAGGCCGACATCCCCACCGAGGCCGTGCGAGCGATCCCCGACGACGTGCCAGAGCCCGCGCCCAGGGTCACCTCCGCGCCTGCGGTCCGTGCCGGCGAGGTGGTGGTGGCGCAGAGCGAGGTCGTGACCGATCGCCACGACGCCGCGGCCGACGAAGGTGACGAAGGTGACGAGGGTGACGAGGGCGCCGCAGGCGGGGAGGAGCCGCGATGA
- a CDS encoding TRAP transporter substrate-binding protein, translating to MPKTRTNASRRRFIKTAAAGAASTFFIGRSAAADDVITMKLATVAPADTPWANQMKDLKGKLFEASGKRLKLKPYLGGGLGDEVATAEACKRGTVHVWGGSVAALTNRVPELEVLELPYLFPTPKKADKIIDEIVGPELDALLLKAGFVRWFWSENGLRSIGSTFPIKSIADLKGRSMRSQESQVHLDMWKAFGTKPTPIPVTEVVQSLQTGVVDGYDNTPLFSFAASWHQAISHFTVTEHIYQAGVVVISQKFWDTLPADLQTIMMTDPQGLSKQGRRGVRAIAGALLDNFRNENITVTELDDTMKAGFKGAAAVTHAQFLGRTSEAGKALYQKITAAL from the coding sequence ATGCCCAAGACCCGCACGAACGCATCCCGCCGCCGCTTCATCAAGACCGCCGCCGCCGGGGCTGCGAGCACCTTCTTCATCGGTCGCAGCGCCGCGGCGGATGACGTCATCACGATGAAGCTCGCCACGGTGGCACCGGCGGACACGCCGTGGGCGAACCAGATGAAGGACCTGAAGGGCAAGCTGTTCGAGGCTTCCGGCAAGCGCCTGAAGCTGAAGCCGTACCTCGGCGGCGGGCTCGGTGACGAGGTGGCGACTGCCGAGGCGTGCAAGCGCGGCACGGTGCATGTCTGGGGTGGCAGCGTCGCGGCGCTGACCAACCGCGTGCCGGAGCTCGAGGTGCTCGAGCTGCCGTACCTGTTCCCGACCCCGAAGAAGGCCGACAAGATCATCGACGAGATCGTCGGCCCCGAGCTCGACGCGCTGCTGCTCAAGGCCGGCTTCGTGCGGTGGTTCTGGTCGGAGAACGGGCTGCGTTCGATCGGTTCGACCTTCCCGATCAAGTCGATCGCCGACCTCAAGGGCCGCTCGATGCGATCGCAGGAGTCGCAGGTGCACCTCGACATGTGGAAGGCGTTCGGCACCAAGCCGACCCCGATTCCGGTGACCGAGGTGGTGCAGTCGCTCCAGACCGGCGTGGTCGACGGCTACGACAACACCCCGCTGTTCTCGTTCGCTGCGTCGTGGCACCAGGCGATCAGCCACTTCACGGTGACCGAGCACATCTACCAGGCCGGTGTCGTGGTGATCTCGCAGAAGTTCTGGGACACGCTGCCGGCCGACCTCCAGACGATCATGATGACCGACCCGCAGGGCCTCTCGAAGCAGGGGCGCCGGGGCGTGCGGGCGATTGCGGGCGCGCTGCTCGACAACTTCCGCAACGAGAACATCACCGTCACCGAGCTCGACGACACCATGAAGGCCGGTTTCAAGGGCGCCGCCGCGGTCACCCACGCGCAGTTCCTCGGCCGCACCAGCGAGGCCGGCAAGGCGCTGTACCAGAAGATCACCGCGGCGCTGTGA
- a CDS encoding succinylglutamate desuccinylase/aspartoacylase family protein, which produces MPLAAGIHWFSPTLPLHVFDAPEPGPTALIQAGIHGDEIAGVHALAELLEDAVRPTHGRLIVVPVMNPPAYRARERMAPGGLDLNRCFPGDADAPERERRLARRFMDLVLDEAPALVVTLHESHKRYDPDVRPSFGQTIVYGVDARPPIVDRTVAALNDELEHESERWAPLFYPVATSSTEVIVAATGCVGLCIETWMGFLERRRIDMQRRVVELLLRDIGVCRA; this is translated from the coding sequence ATGCCGCTCGCCGCCGGAATCCACTGGTTCTCACCCACGCTGCCGCTCCACGTCTTCGATGCGCCCGAGCCCGGGCCCACCGCGCTCATCCAAGCCGGCATCCACGGCGACGAGATCGCCGGCGTACATGCACTCGCCGAGCTGCTCGAGGACGCCGTGCGGCCCACCCACGGGCGCCTGATCGTCGTGCCGGTGATGAACCCGCCGGCCTATCGCGCGCGCGAGCGCATGGCGCCCGGCGGGCTCGACCTCAACCGCTGCTTCCCGGGCGACGCCGACGCGCCCGAGCGCGAGCGTCGACTCGCCCGTCGCTTCATGGATCTCGTGCTCGACGAGGCGCCCGCGCTGGTGGTGACGCTGCACGAGAGCCACAAGCGCTACGACCCCGACGTCAGGCCCTCGTTCGGGCAGACCATCGTCTACGGCGTCGACGCCCGCCCACCCATCGTCGATCGCACGGTCGCCGCGCTCAACGACGAACTCGAGCACGAGAGCGAGCGCTGGGCCCCGCTGTTCTATCCCGTCGCGACCTCGTCGACCGAGGTCATCGTGGCCGCCACGGGATGCGTGGGCCTGTGCATCGAGACCTGGATGGGCTTTCTCGAGCGTCGGCGCATCGACATGCAGCGGCGCGTGGTCGAGCTGCTGTTGCGCGACATCGGCGTGTGTCGGGCCTGA
- a CDS encoding protein kinase, producing the protein MPIDTHGTGDLLVRRYRLVAVLGEGAMGVVWRARDLADDGEVAVKILHPQLAGDAKLVARFDREAHAGAVLDHPGCVRVLGCGTSERGAKFLVMPLLEGQSLRAAIDGSLALRRTLDIVQQLLAALEHIHGHGFVHRDVKPENVLLVSTPAGERVKLLDLGLVKRARSSSDAPRLTRIGALFGTPWYMAPEQAMGDEIDARADLYAVGAVMFEMLAGHTPFVAASLPELLHKHLEAAVPGLPAWVPAPIDALVRRLLAKRPEDRPATASMAAAELRAAVAATTSSPTLLPVTRFDVPELDLELAPPSMLRANQRHQRWFAGAVALAAALVAGLMMRAPEGASDHPTTTAAAQVESLAPEPAVAPAERGSSEAPAPPAHAAVAPVLPSTSSAIAAPADATVSPPVAHEVAVPSDPPRSSAATVVTPTSPAAAPRTSKPRVRPPAVPAPVVDPAPTPIRKLRATKPPRTTTAGTGASKLPGGTAAALPRDARTQVPHLRPRNT; encoded by the coding sequence ATGCCGATCGACACGCATGGCACGGGTGACCTCCTCGTGCGGCGCTACCGCCTGGTCGCGGTGCTCGGCGAGGGTGCGATGGGCGTGGTGTGGCGGGCACGGGATCTCGCGGACGACGGCGAGGTGGCGGTCAAGATCCTCCACCCGCAGCTCGCCGGCGACGCGAAGTTGGTCGCGCGCTTCGACCGCGAAGCCCACGCCGGTGCGGTGCTCGATCATCCCGGCTGCGTGCGCGTGCTGGGTTGCGGCACCAGCGAGCGGGGCGCGAAGTTCCTGGTGATGCCGCTGCTCGAGGGGCAGTCGTTGCGCGCGGCCATCGACGGCAGCCTCGCGCTGCGTCGAACCCTCGACATCGTGCAGCAGCTGCTGGCGGCGCTCGAGCACATCCACGGCCATGGCTTCGTGCACCGCGACGTGAAGCCCGAGAACGTGTTGCTGGTGAGCACGCCCGCGGGCGAGCGCGTGAAGCTGCTCGACCTCGGCTTGGTGAAGCGGGCGCGCTCGTCGTCCGATGCACCCCGTCTCACGCGCATCGGCGCGCTGTTCGGCACGCCGTGGTACATGGCGCCCGAGCAGGCGATGGGCGACGAGATCGACGCCCGCGCCGACCTCTATGCCGTCGGTGCGGTGATGTTCGAGATGCTCGCCGGTCACACGCCGTTCGTGGCCGCCTCGCTGCCCGAGCTGCTCCACAAGCACCTCGAAGCGGCGGTGCCGGGCCTGCCCGCGTGGGTGCCCGCGCCGATCGATGCCTTGGTGCGGCGGCTGTTGGCGAAGCGTCCGGAGGATCGTCCGGCCACGGCTTCGATGGCGGCCGCGGAGCTGCGCGCCGCGGTCGCGGCAACCACGTCGTCGCCGACGTTGCTACCGGTCACGCGCTTCGACGTGCCGGAGCTGGATCTCGAGCTCGCGCCGCCCTCGATGCTGCGCGCCAACCAGCGCCACCAGCGGTGGTTCGCCGGCGCGGTCGCGTTGGCGGCCGCGTTGGTCGCGGGCCTCATGATGCGCGCGCCCGAAGGCGCCAGCGATCACCCGACCACGACCGCGGCCGCGCAGGTCGAGTCGCTCGCCCCGGAGCCCGCGGTCGCGCCGGCCGAGCGCGGCTCGTCGGAGGCTCCTGCGCCGCCGGCCCACGCCGCGGTCGCGCCGGTGCTCCCGTCGACGTCGAGTGCGATCGCGGCACCGGCCGATGCGACGGTCTCGCCGCCTGTGGCCCATGAGGTGGCGGTACCGAGCGATCCGCCGCGGAGCTCGGCCGCGACGGTGGTCACGCCGACGAGCCCCGCCGCTGCGCCGCGCACGTCGAAGCCCCGCGTGCGCCCACCCGCGGTGCCAGCCCCGGTGGTCGACCCGGCGCCCACGCCGATTCGAAAGCTCCGCGCCACCAAGCCGCCGCGCACGACCACCGCCGGCACGGGCGCCAGCAAGCTACCTGGCGGCACCGCGGCGGCACTGCCCCGCGATGCTCGGACCCAGGTCCCGCACCTGCGCCCGCGCAACACGTGA
- a CDS encoding HlyC/CorC family transporter, which produces MRASTGRGRIHDQGKRGLILTLVLLAIFAPLASLSPWSLSACLILGCGVYVAFEFALVKVPVHKLERDVDLGVAGAQVVLRMKREMNALLAASQFGITLTSLGLTLALEPAIHHALEDYQRVAAFSAALAMGIGAILHVTFGELIPKGIALVVPVKVLYATAPFMRLFRILAVPFIKTCNAIANVIVQGLTGRNPDNAAHHEENVDIGQALFYAYSAGELKPQQLRLMRNVLAFTDRTVREAMTPAREVIYLDLRRSWQENMAIADEQGFSRLPVVDGDPHNVVGYARRADLMQAELRGQRDLEALLRPIERRPETAALGRLNLFRGSPMIAVFDEHDSFTGLLTAEDIVEQIVGEIYDETDDAPAKPELETLADGSLRVAGSMLLAPAGEALDLHSIEEHQDVDTVGGLVLKLLGRQPRVGDVVEIDGYRVRVEEARGFRITMLHFSRPDEPPPELGSDERVAEA; this is translated from the coding sequence ATGCGAGCGAGCACCGGGCGCGGTCGCATCCACGACCAGGGCAAGCGCGGGCTCATCCTCACGCTGGTGCTGCTGGCGATCTTTGCACCGCTGGCGAGCCTGAGCCCGTGGTCGCTGTCGGCCTGCCTCATCCTGGGCTGCGGCGTGTACGTGGCCTTCGAGTTCGCACTCGTGAAGGTGCCGGTGCACAAGCTCGAGCGCGATGTCGATCTCGGGGTCGCCGGCGCGCAGGTCGTGCTGCGGATGAAGCGGGAGATGAACGCGCTGCTCGCCGCATCGCAGTTCGGCATCACGCTCACCAGCCTCGGCCTCACGCTGGCGCTCGAGCCCGCGATCCACCACGCGCTCGAGGACTACCAGCGCGTCGCCGCGTTCTCGGCCGCGCTCGCCATGGGCATCGGCGCGATCCTCCACGTGACATTCGGCGAGCTGATCCCCAAGGGCATCGCGCTGGTGGTGCCGGTGAAGGTGCTCTACGCCACGGCGCCGTTCATGCGGCTGTTCCGCATCCTCGCGGTGCCGTTCATCAAGACGTGCAACGCGATCGCCAACGTGATCGTGCAGGGCCTGACCGGACGCAACCCCGACAATGCCGCGCACCACGAGGAGAACGTCGACATCGGGCAGGCGCTCTTCTACGCCTACTCCGCCGGCGAGCTGAAGCCGCAGCAGCTCCGGCTGATGCGCAACGTGCTGGCCTTCACCGATCGCACCGTGCGGGAGGCCATGACGCCGGCGCGCGAGGTCATCTACCTCGACCTGCGGCGCAGCTGGCAGGAGAACATGGCGATCGCCGACGAGCAGGGCTTCAGTCGCCTGCCGGTGGTCGATGGCGACCCGCACAACGTGGTCGGCTACGCCCGCCGTGCCGACCTCATGCAGGCCGAGCTCCGTGGCCAGCGGGACCTCGAGGCGCTGCTACGCCCGATCGAGCGCAGGCCCGAGACCGCCGCCCTGGGCCGCCTCAACCTGTTCCGCGGCTCGCCGATGATCGCAGTGTTCGACGAGCACGACAGCTTCACCGGCCTGCTCACGGCCGAGGACATCGTCGAGCAGATCGTCGGTGAGATCTACGACGAGACCGACGACGCGCCGGCCAAGCCGGAGCTCGAGACGCTCGCGGACGGCTCGCTGCGGGTCGCCGGCTCGATGCTGCTAGCCCCCGCCGGCGAGGCGCTCGACCTGCACTCGATCGAAGAGCACCAGGACGTCGACACCGTCGGCGGCCTCGTGCTGAAGCTGCTCGGACGTCAGCCCCGCGTCGGCGACGTGGTCGAGATCGACGGCTACCGCGTGCGCGTCGAGGAGGCCCGCGGCTTCCGCATCACGATGCTGCACTTCTCCCGGCCCGACGAGCCGCCGCCAGAGCTCGGCAGCGACGAGCGCGTCGCCGAGGCCTGA
- a CDS encoding YceI family protein — protein MTTYDATRAHIFLYTFKEGMLSALAHDLKLEVTRADVQIDEAAKTVTAEIAADSLRVVTVMKKGQEARDELGPDHFKKIEKAIVDDVLHASKYPKIRFTSTAVREHDGGVAIEGTLELHGRSRSIAFAARRVGEVWTAQLDLHQPDWGITPYSAMMGTLKVKPTLQVSLSVPAA, from the coding sequence ATGACGACGTACGACGCGACCCGGGCCCACATCTTTCTGTACACCTTCAAGGAGGGCATGCTCTCTGCGCTCGCGCACGACCTGAAGCTCGAGGTCACGCGCGCCGACGTCCAGATCGACGAGGCTGCGAAGACGGTCACGGCCGAGATCGCGGCCGACTCGCTGCGCGTCGTGACCGTCATGAAGAAGGGCCAAGAGGCCCGCGACGAGCTGGGTCCGGATCACTTCAAGAAGATCGAGAAGGCGATCGTCGACGATGTGCTGCACGCGTCGAAGTACCCGAAGATTCGCTTTACCTCGACGGCGGTGCGTGAGCACGACGGTGGCGTGGCCATCGAAGGCACGCTGGAGTTGCACGGCCGCAGCCGTTCGATCGCCTTTGCGGCCCGTCGCGTCGGCGAGGTGTGGACGGCTCAGCTCGATCTTCACCAGCCCGACTGGGGCATCACGCCCTACTCGGCGATGATGGGCACGCTCAAGGTCAAGCCGACGCTGCAGGTGTCGCTGTCGGTGCCGGCAGCCTGA
- a CDS encoding DUF1244 domain-containing protein yields MSELDPDQRVQLEAAAFRSLITHLQGRTDVQNIDLMNLAGFCRNCLSKWYATAAQERGIELELDAAKQVVYGMPYAEWKAKHQK; encoded by the coding sequence ATGTCCGAGCTCGACCCCGACCAGCGCGTGCAGCTCGAAGCCGCCGCGTTCCGAAGCCTCATCACGCACCTGCAGGGGCGCACCGACGTGCAGAACATCGACCTCATGAACCTCGCGGGCTTCTGTCGCAACTGCCTCAGCAAGTGGTACGCCACCGCGGCGCAGGAGCGTGGCATCGAGCTCGAACTCGACGCCGCCAAGCAGGTCGTCTACGGCATGCCCTACGCCGAGTGGAAGGCGAAGCACCAGAAGTGA